The segment tttaatatataaaaattaaatcaacgtttttttgtattagccagagaaaatataaaatataacttgaaatttttcaaacactttatgcttttgaaatattaaatgataataaaatacaaagtagtttatttttaatcaattttatatcaataataataataataacatttaatttGTTTCACTTTTGTTTTCTGTTGCTGCAGACTCTTTATTAACTGTAGACTCTGTGGTATTAGCAGCAGTTTCttccaaatttttgctttGTAACAATAACCTTTCCATAAATTTGGCAGCACGATCCtttttcttcatttctttCTTACGTTTTTTGTCCTCCTTTTCTTTCTCCTCGAGCAGTTGCTTGAATCGCTCATCACGTGGATCTATTGCGAAACCTACTTGACGACGTACTTCAGCGATCAAACGATCTTTGCGTTCCTTCGTAGCGCGTACCTCAGCTTCTTTCTTGGCTATTTTAGCTTCCAATTCTTGCTTCCACTGAGCTACTTTCAGTAACTTTGCGTCGATCTCCTTCTctctgtaaaataaaattttattttattaacaaacaatAGTCATGGTGACCACAGATTTTTGAAACTGAAATTCTCTGACTTTTCCAGGTATTCcagtcaaataattaaaaaattccctgactgtatgtagtaatattaaatcattggatatatttatttaattcaaaataaaatagttaagtcagttcaataaataatcaatcattgtcgttaaatgaaaccttattttattatttgtcaatgttcataggttttttttatttttaaatgaataattttttatttttcattttaaatctgtttttatataatttactctataataaaatataaataaattttttattttcactataGTAAAGTTCATAAATAAGAAcgttttatagaatattaataaaatattaatcaagtacgcgaataataaatatagtgaaacttattagttcaatacttatgtatacttttaatgtttttggtttttcaaCTTGTCAGTATGTATGTTAATAGCTTGAAGATCCTGACGATTGGTTTctactaagacttttttttctaacagcctttttaattctaactgcTTCGTTTtttatgacagtaaagttgACCGAcatcaaacaatttttaaaataaaataaaattttttaaacaaaataattaaaaaatgggcttgcagaaaattctaaaatcagtagatgcattttttttatcatatcaatttaattgtttaatttttttatacgtaattcaaaaattgtcttatgtctgctacatttacactcattcaTTTTTTCGCTATCGGAATtaatttctactaatttttttttcgacggTATTACAATCGTATTCGCGCCGCGCCTCTTTTTGAAtagttttgacagaaaaaaaaatttatcggattttttcagtcaaaaagaagaaagtaaaaatttttccaggtTTGTGACAAATTTCCCTGACTCTCCctgatttttccagtatatttataattccctGACATGAACAGGTTTTCCAGAAATGTGGCCACCAtgatagtatattgtgtgacaaggaaTGAAACAATCCGATTTCAGACCGGGGTGAAGCTGACTGTCATCACCCGCAGGTTAAAATCGTGTTTCATCTTGAGTTACACACGATATTTTTGATGATCATCTGCAAGGAAACTTTAAGTTTCATTCTCAGCAGCCAGTCAGACACAAGATAATTTAAGACAAATCGTGTGAACTACTATTAGTGTAAGCGTAAATTATCATTTGCAATTTATCATTAAGTGgaaactataaatactatttattattgacactaatttttataaaacttaatcacaaAGTCAGAGCTgtcatttacgtaaataaaattaatggtctgaatttattattaaataaatgacaagTATCAGAATTAAAATTGCTAAAGCCTTCcgtcagcgggcagaaacattTGTTTCGTCCCTTGGAAAGAAACAAATTAATTCACACCCTGATAAACAAattggcgacaatctactaCCGCAACCTGTCGTCAAGTTCGCCGCAAAAATTGGCATAAGTTGATGGCAAATTTCTGGGAAAGTTGGTGGCAAAAGTTGGCATTCCATTAATTGGCGGAAAGTAgccttcaattttcttagaaaaTTATCGCCAAATTTCTGGAAAAGTTGGTtacaacttgtagtcaacagttacaaaagctgaaagttgtcgacaagttggtcgcaactaatgtacaccaactttctgatcagaaagtttGGCTATCAGGGGCAATTTacatgattctgaagttagcagacatttaaaaatttttgaattttcgtatttcaacaatacaattgcaaaaaaataaaataaaaatatgcacatgtagaaaatttgaaaaactacaggtgcaattttttcaaatatttttttttttcatgttttgtcgtctaaaaaaaaatccaaaaattattagacgtctgctaacttcagtatcatgcaATTTACGCATTTGCTAATATTAATTAGCAGCATTGGACTGAAATTACCTTCCTTCGACTGGCTGTAGACACTGAACCtttaagtttcgatgctggtaccatgaaaaataattattagcaGCACAAAAAACTGGACTTTAAAATAGAGATTACCTTTGTATTGTTTTTTCAGcattttctttattcttttGGGCAATCATATCCCAGGATTCCCACAATGAATGAGGATAAGCTGTCTTTTCATACTCCAATTTATCAGCAATGTCTTCTTTCGTCGGCCAAGCACATCCAGCAGGAACGTCCAGAGCATCCACACCAAATCTACCTAGTGTTCGCTGCTTGAACCTGATAGTATCATGAAACCATTCGTAATTTGTATTGAAAGGTTTGATACCATACAGTCTATTGCGATCATAGTCATTCAATCGTGATTTATTTCGTTTCCTTTGAATTTCTTTTTCCTGATCTTCTGTTAAAAAATCTCTATATTTAGGTACTTCGTCTACTGAGGTTATGTCTATTGTCTCATCTCTCCATTCCTCTTTTGCGTACCATCTTTTTGATAATATTCGTGGCAATCCATTTATATTTAAGCGCTTTAATAATAACGTATTTGAATTCattggtaaataataattaatattaattttgcttatttaaatacacaacTTTAACTTCTAACAGAATTACTAATTGTAAAgatttactttttgttttgatttgaaTGTGATCATGTGAGAATTTTATCGACATTTTGTAGAGGAGTTACTGTCGATTtctacattatttttaattcattgaaaattaaaaatatgaaaggaAAGTAATTGTAAACTAGTTGgtgttgaaaattaataattagtaataatttataattcaaaaaacaaaagtaaAAGTTAATCATTTCTGATATGAATAATcaagagtaattttttgacagcaaaaactatcagaaataattgaaaattaagttttggagactttaaaaatatattttccatGTGATTATTCAAGATTTTGAGTTGATTTAAGCACAagaagtttaatttaaaaaaatagtgctagctgttttttaaaaaccttgattagtttttgatatttgtaagtttattaaagtcttgctatgaaatttttcgtattttaaaaactaattatacataaaaaaaaaatctttcaattacaattatgatttttcaaaCTACTGAcagctttaaaataaatagtatttaaaataaatgcgTTTTGATATTGACTTTTATGACATTTATCAATTGGAAATTTGAAGTAATGTGAAAATAAAGTAtgtaaattagttaatttttattttatattgttgACTGATTTGAACTTGTCAATAACATCAGTAATGtgctataaattttatgaaaaatttttaactctacGAGATtttctttgatattttttgaagttataaaaatttttcatagaatataacccgagtaaaaaaagttgttgaaaaaaggttgaaaaagtgttgactattctaaacttcaaaacgtgacacgacgaactttttttatcttttttaaacttttgaaaattcaagagaaaaatcaataaatatcctGATATTAAGAtataccaaaataaaaaactaggggtgtgcgaatatcatccgaatcgaatcgaatcgaatagtaacattcgattcgaaattcgaatcgaatattcgaataattcaaataattgtctTGTGctcttaaattaattgattttgatgGAATATTTGTCTTGTTCGGGTGTATTTGactcaattttaatattttttcatagaactcattactaaaataataaaaattttaatgttaaaaacaGTGTCATCCGGTCATATCCGGAATGATGTTAATAAATACGACGAATACAAATTCttcttcaatttattaattagtttattatttgatttgaattcgaataattcgtaaaTTCGAATATTCGCAAAACCATTTCTAAAAAACGTTTAGAAATAGttcaaaatcagttttttctgaatgtattttgcactgaaaaaatCTATGGAACCTAGTACTTTTAATGCAGCTTCAACAAAGCTTGAGTCAAAAACGATAATTTGTAGTATCAAGtcaattgttttcatttttttttttttatatttttagaattttaaagaAAGTTTGTCATTGTTCCACGTTTtaaagtttagaatagtcaacactttttcaACCTTTTTTCTACGATTTTGTTTACACGGGAAAGAACCATATAGAAAATGCACttttagtttataaaaaataaaaaaaaatttcattatatgACGTCTctaaaaacataataaaaaatagagatTTCATAGAGATTACATGACATTGTAGCgatcatttaaaatacttcatatttataataaaaacaatttttcaaattattagaaaagaattaaaatacagagaattaaaaaaaaaacttctttattattaatattaaatataataaattaattatgatgtCGAACTTTTTTCTTCTAATGGTAGTAATTGGAactattactttttatatttatttttaagaaaattgttttattggttttcaaatgatatttttaacaaatataagTTACTTATCAATAGTTAACAGTTACAGATATAAAACTAGGAATAGTAATtagtaatataatgattttataaaaaaagatttttacaaaattcccaatcttttttttaactagaaattattgtaaagaatattttttgattacttattattttataaaatgaactTATGACATACTttggtaaattaaaatttttgaaattgtaatctatttaataataaaaaaatactttcgttttattatacttaaaggaaataaataaatttaattttactcaaGCTCGTTATCCAAACACATTTGTCTTACAATATCAGATTTAAGATGGTTCATATTCAAATACTCTTTGTTGCTACATCCAACAATGGGgcatctaaaaaatcaaaacgaaaacgaaaattaaataacaaagtaatgcaattattatttgaatttaaaaatataatccaATACCTTGTAGCAGGATTTCGCTGCAATAAAGCAATTATACTTGCTTTATCATAAACATGTCCGCAAATATCATTTTTCATTGGTTCAGTCATCTTTACTTTACTAATTGGACAAATACGATTAGAATGATCGTCCTCTGTGATTTGCAATTCtccatcattatcatcatcctCCTCATCACCTCTTGCTCCAGCCAAatctattttaaatacaaaaattaaacatttatttctataaacaaaaaataattttatatgaaaactatttttttacttcaataaatGAAATGTAAATTTCATGGCGTGTTCAGAAAAGTACTGGagatcgataaatttttatccagGTGGTTAGTAAGTAAAGTCTCGTGGTTTAATTAAAACCAGAGGAACGAAAGAATACCTGGAGCATGTTCAAAAATTCACTCATGCTGCGTTCACAAATATCTGGTAAAATTAGAGGAACAATTCGACTACCATAATGCGTTCATAAACTCTGCGGAGAAGGTAAATGCAGGGTTAGGTTTTTGTTCCTCTGGTTTTAATTAAACCACGTAACTTTTTACGTACTACTCACCTGGATAAATCGcgttactaattccaaaaggGCCAAAAGCGTgtagaattttaatttcattgccaatcgttttgtagatttattttatagctaaaaatttttcttacaatttTCAGCTTTAGAATAAGTCGACCTTATGAtcagcattaaaaaaaaacgttataaGCCCGTTTGATTTTAAACTTAGTGACTCAAGCCAAAAAggcgtataaaaaatgatcctgaagttagtagacaattaacaatttttggatttttatattaattaattatattaacaaattaattacaataaaaaaaaaatactaaaaaaatgcacatgtagaaaattaaaaaaactataagtgcaatttttataaatctttttttttataatttatcgtttggaaaaaattcaaaaattattagacgtcagcttacttcagtatcattataaaaatatgtcttttttgaattagtgacgcgaaatatttatcaatctCCAAAGTGTTTTCCTGAACACGCCTCTGATACTGCGTTTGTCTTCTCCATAAAGTTTATAAACGAATTGTTCCTCTGGTTTAACCAGATAATATTATTGAACGCAGAAGTTGCATCTTTTTCTTCCAGAGTTAATTTCTGAACATGCCCTAActtcaaaaacaaaataagaaagttcaattaataataaaacattgtttactttttttaaattcgtttacACGATTGTCGTACTCTCtcaagtatttatttgctgCGACATTTGGCGCATATGAAAAAACCCCATCATTGAATTgctacaaaataataaaataatgctgttaattttagtaatttaattttttaaataagatatatatttatacctgAATAGTCTGTTCAATATTAGTGTCCGCATTATTAGATgctaattgattaataagctCATtcatgtttttcattttatcccCACATTCAAGGTATTTTTCAACGCTACCGCGTAGAGTATTGAGTATTTGTTCTTGAGTAccattatctaaaaaaaaaattaatcagttaatgaaataaaattttgttgttcaAAACAATGCATATATATGACGCTGAAAGTAGCCGACATCTGAcaattatatgtttttttaattaccaagTTAATTgtcatcagaaaaaatttaaaaaaataaacacaagaaaatttttgaaagttctacacttagatttttgaaaatttttaactgtcagtatttacttttatgattgaaaataaagaaatttttttatgactgctactttcagtatcaataaatatattaagtatattttattaaaaatttgaattttataccgGCATAACTAATCGCATATGCTGCAGTTTTTGCAATGCTGTCACAAATA is part of the Microplitis mediator isolate UGA2020A chromosome 11, iyMicMedi2.1, whole genome shotgun sequence genome and harbors:
- the LOC130677564 gene encoding growth arrest and DNA damage-inducible proteins-interacting protein 1 produces the protein MNSNTLLLKRLNINGLPRILSKRWYAKEEWRDETIDITSVDEVPKYRDFLTEDQEKEIQRKRNKSRLNDYDRNRLYGIKPFNTNYEWFHDTIRFKQRTLGRFGVDALDVPAGCAWPTKEDIADKLEYEKTAYPHSLWESWDMIAQKNKENAEKTIQREKEIDAKLLKVAQWKQELEAKIAKKEAEVRATKERKDRLIAEVRRQVGFAIDPRDERFKQLLEEKEKEDKKRKKEMKKKDRAAKFMERLLLQSKNLEETAANTTESTVNKESAATENKSETN
- the LOC130677687 gene encoding E3 SUMO-protein ligase NSE2-like; this translates as MSEFEKSLSAICDSIAKTAAYAISYADNGTQEQILNTLRGSVEKYLECGDKMKNMNELINQLASNNADTNIEQTIQQFNDGVFSYAPNVAANKYLREYDNRVNEFKKNLAGARGDEEDDDNDGELQITEDDHSNRICPISKVKMTEPMKNDICGHVYDKASIIALLQRNPATRCPIVGCSNKEYLNMNHLKSDIVRQMCLDNELE